GATCAACCTCGAACTTGACGTAGGGCACGTtacccgaaccagtataaatcctgTGTTATTGTGTGGTAGGCCACATCCGATCTAACGCATGGCAAAACTACTTATATTGATTAGTCGGCCAGATTCTGCACCGACATTGCTAAATTAGCCACTATTGGCAAAGAGCAAGTTTGTCCAACAAAACTAGATAAGTTCAAACAAGCAAAGAGATTGCCTAGGGCAAAAGCAAATAATCAAGAGAAGAATCAATAAGTGTTGAAAGCCTAAGCAAAAGATAGAATTCAGTATTGCCCTATGTACTAAAGCGAACTAGCGAAGAAAGGcgagcccccacccggtactaaagggggtcaggGGGGTACGTTGGGGACTATCTGtttggcccggtactaatgctttcattagtaccgggccaaaatgcaaccggtactgagcctcgggacGAAAGGTCATTTCTCTAGTAGTATTACTTCAGTTTTCCAGAGAGAGCAGGGTACAGATCGCAGGCACACAATGTGCAAGTAATAAGCACTCACCATTTATTTTATTGATCGTAGCATATAAAACTCAAAACATGTAGCAATATGCAAAACGCATGCAAAGCATACACTTAGTACAACAAAGCCAAAACACTAACTATATTTAGTTGTGGTTATTCTCCCAGAATTGAGCTTGGAGCCAATCAATTGTCCCCTTTTGCACCTGGAATGCCTTGGCCAAGACATCATCTGAGATCGGTGGCTTTGATCCAAAAACCGCATTTGCGATGGTAATAGCCCCAGGGTTCTGGCTACTTAGCGCGGCAATAGCAACTGCTGGCTTGTCATAGACAGGGTTGAATTGGAAATGGATGAGCCCTTGTGGGAATACAAACACATCACCCTTGTTGAGCACCTTTGCAAACAGTTTGTTTGGGTTCGAGGTGACAAATCCAACATACAGGGTCCCCTCGAGCACGGTGAGGATCTCTGTGGCACGTGGGTGGGTGTGTGGTGGATTCTG
The genomic region above belongs to Setaria italica strain Yugu1 chromosome VI, Setaria_italica_v2.0, whole genome shotgun sequence and contains:
- the LOC101783953 gene encoding putative germin-like protein 12-4; this encodes MAASYFLLAAFLAMVTSQAIASDPGPLQDFCVADIHSPVKVNGFVCKDPMAVNADDFFKAANLDKPMDTKKSKVGSNVTLINVMQLPGLNTLGISLARIDYAPLGQNPPHTHPRATEILTVLEGTLYVGFVTSNPNKLFAKVLNKGDVFVFPQGLIHFQFNPVYDKPAVAIAALSSQNPGAITIANAVFGSKPPISDDVLAKAFQVQKGTIDWLQAQFWENNHN